CCGTTGGCCGGTCTTGGCCGAAACGAAGAGAGCGGGGACATAGTCGAGGAAGTTGAGCTGCTGCCGCACATGTTCGGCATAGGCCGGCTGGGTGTGGGTGTCCTTCGGCACGGCATCCCACTTGTTGATCACGATGATGATGCTCTTGCGCTTTTCGAGGGCAATGCCGGCGATGTGAGTGTCTTGGGCGCGCACGCCTTCCGTGGCGTCGATCACCAGCAGGACGACCTCCGAGCGTTCGATGGCGCGCACTGCCCGCAGGACGGAGTACTTCTCCACCCCGACCTCGATCCGGCCGCGGCGGCGGATGCCGGCCGTGTCGATCAAGGTCACCGGAAGGCCATGATAGGTCAGCCGGGTGTCAACCGCGTCGCGCGTCGTGCCTGGGATGGGCGAGACCAGCACCCGCTCCTCCCCCAGCAGCCGGTTAAGCAGGCTCGACTTGCCGACGTTGGGCCGCCCGACAATCGCCAGCCGCAGCGAGGGCTCTTCCTCGGCCGGCGCCTCGGCGGCTGGCGGCAGCAGTTCCAGCAAGCGGTCGAGAAGGTCGCCCGTACCGCTCCCATGCAGCGCCGAAACCGGAAACGGGTCGCCCATCCCGAGTTCATAGAACTCGGACAGGCGGGTCCGGCGCTCGGCGTTGTCGGCCTTGTTGACCGCCAGCAGCAGGGCTGGGGCGCCTTCCCCCTGGTTGCGCTGGGCGCGGCGCAGGATGTCGGCGACTTCCTGGTCAGCGGGCGTCACGCCGGCCTCGGCATCGACCAGAAAGATGACCGCGTCCGCTTCGCTGGCCGCCAGCTCTGCCTGGGCCCGGATCTGCGGGATGTAGTCGGCCGAATCGAGCGAAAGCGGCTCCTGCCGCTGCAGCGTCGAGGGATCGATCCCGCCGGTATCGACGATGTCGAAGGTCCGGCCGGACCAGTGCGCCTCGGCCACAAGCCGGTCGCGGGTGGTTCCCGGGCGAGCATCGACGACGGCCAGGCGTTCGCCGGCCAGGCGGTTGAACAGGCTCGACTTGCCCACGTTTGGCCGGCCGACGAGGGCGACCATGAGCTTGGTCATGTCGGTCTCAAGGGGCGGGGGTCGATTTGCGGATCGGCGTGGTCGAGATGACGATCTCCACCGAGTCGGGGACGATCGACTGCACGATCACATTCTCGGGCAGGGAGACCACGACCGGTGTCAGCTGATGAGTGCCAGGCCCGAGCCCGGTGACATCGACGGAGATCAGCAGGTCCTCCGGCTGAATCGACTCGAGCGTCGGGAGTGGCCCCTTCAAGATGACGCTGACGAACTCGGGGGAGGAGCCGGCGAACAGCCCCGGACGCAAGCCCTCGATCGCCAGCTCATGGGTCAGGGTAGAGGTGATCTCGATCGGGGCGATGCCGACCCGCACCAAGACCGTCTGGTCGCCAACCAGGATCACATCCGCGGGAACGGAGATCCCCACCCGCTTCTCCACCGGGCCGGTCAGCCCTTGCAGGTCTACTGGATCGGTCTCGACGAAGCCCGGCAGGTTCTCGACGGCATCCGGTGTGGCGGAGAACACCGTCACCAGGGTGGGAGTGACGCCGATCTCGGTAATCTGATAGCCGGGGTCGGGGTCGCCTTCGATGATCGGGATCACGGCCACCAGCCGGTAGCCGCCGAGCTGGCTGACGCGGGCCGCGACCCGCGCCGATGCCGGGGTCAGGCGCACACCTTCCACTGCTTGCCGCTGGCTGTCGATGGCGATCAGCTCAACGTTGGAGTCGAAGTCCTGGCGGCGGCCGGACTGATCGATCTCCGCCAGGGCGCCAACCACCTGTTGCACCATCGAGGTCGGCCCCTCCACCTCGACGCTGGCCGGGGCAGACTGGAGGGAACTGGTGCGGTACCCCAGTGCAAGCTCGCCAAGGGCCTCGACGACGACCGGAACGGTCTGGGTGCTGGCCGCCTCCAGCCTCAGGCTGACCTCTGCGGGTTGGATCTCGATAATGCGGATCGGGGCTCGTGCCGTCGTGGCAACGATCGGCAGCCGGTGCTCGCCCGCCGCCAGGCCGGCCAGGTCGACGGTCAGCTTGAAGTCCTCGGCGGACAGCTCTTCCCACACCGAGGTTGGTGCCCGAAGGGTGAGGCGGGCTTCGCCTGGGATCGTCCCCACTGGCTGCAGTCCTTCTTCCACGCCGACGTAGCTGATCGTCAGCGGGGAAGCGAAGGACCGCTCCAGCACCGGGTCGGAATCGTTGACGGCCGCCACCCAGATCGTGAACGCCAGAATGACCGACAGGGCAAGGGAGCCTAGAGTCTCCAGCGGGAGGCGGCGGCGCATGCCCCTCACTCCTTGCGGCGCGCCAGCCGACGTTGGCGGGCCTGCTCACCCAGCTGGTCCAGCCAATCGGGCATCCAGCCGCGCCGCCGTGGGCGGTGAAAGGCGATCAGGATGTTGCGCAGGCGGTTGAGGTCGAGGCGGCGGATCATCCGTCCTTTGTGGGCGACGGAGATGCCCCCGGTCTCTTCGGAGACGACCACGGCCACAGCATCGCTGACCTCGCTGATCCCCAGGGCGGCTCGGTGGCGCAAGCCCATGTGACGTTCCGGTGAGCGGGAGAGGGTGCCGCTCGCCGAGAGCGGCATCACGCAGCCGGCAGCCACGAGCCGCTGGCGGCGGATGATGACCGCCCCATCGTGGAGTGGTGTGTTGACGTAGAAGATCTGCAGCAGCAGCTCGGGGGTGAGCACGGCATCCAGCAGCACCCCGGTCTCGATGTATTCGTCCAGGGGGGTTTCGCGCTCGATGACGATCAGGGCCCCCTGGCGGGTGTCGGACAGCCGCTGGCTGGCGTTGGCCACGGCCTCCACCCAACGCTCGAGGTGCGATGGCTCGGCCGGAGCCCCGATCACGGAGCTGGCGCGCCCCAGGCGCTCGAGGGCGCGGCGGATCTCCGGGGCAAAGATGACCGGAATGGCGATGATCAGCGCCGGCAGGGCGGCGCGCAGCAGCCAGGAGAAAGCCGCCAAGGGCAGGAGTGCGGTCAGAAGCGCGATGATAGCGACCAGCAGGATCAGTCCGCGCAACAGCACGACCGCCTGCGTGCCGCGGGCCAGCTGGAGCAAGGAAAAGACGATGGCGGCGACCAGGATCAGGTCGAGGACGGCCGCCCAGTCGAGCCGTTGCAGGAGGAAAGCCAGCTCGCTGATCAGTCCATCCACGGCGGTGTCCCTGTGCCGGTCCGGGAAATGCTACTGGCCGGCTTCAAGATTGCGCAGGAGCTCCTTGTAGCCCTCGACGTCCGGCGGGTTGAGGGAGATGATGATCTGAATGGTGCGGGCCGCTTCCCGCACCGAGCCGGCGTCGAGTTGGATCTCCCCCAGGGCGTCATACTGGGCGAGGGCGTCGGCCGATCTGCCGGCGGCGCGGTAGGCCTCGGCTAGCCGGGCGTGCAGCGCTTGCTTGCCCGGATGCTCACGCGCCATCTCTTCCAGCAGTGCCAGGGCCTCGACGCCTCGCCCGTTCTGGACCAGGAACTCCAGATACCCGTCGAGCTCCTTGGCCGCTTGCTCTTCCTGGCCCAGGCGAAGATTGAGGTCGACGCTCTCGCGCCGGGCTTTCTCGTCGTTGGGATCGAGCTTGCGCACCTGGCCGTAGACGCGCAGCGCGCCGCGCCAATCCAGGCGCGACAGGTCAATGTCGGCCATGCGGTGCAGGATAGTGAGCTGCTTCTGGCGGCTGACGGTGCCGCGTTGGGTCAGGCTGAGCGCCTGCTCGAGCGTCGTGCGGGCCTGATCGATCTCGGCCATCTGACGGTACAGATCGACCAACTCCAGGTACTGGTCGACGGCTTCGTCGACGCGGTCCTGCTGCGCCAGCAGGT
The window above is part of the Anaerolineales bacterium genome. Proteins encoded here:
- the cdaA gene encoding diadenylate cyclase CdaA; translation: MDGLISELAFLLQRLDWAAVLDLILVAAIVFSLLQLARGTQAVVLLRGLILLVAIIALLTALLPLAAFSWLLRAALPALIIAIPVIFAPEIRRALERLGRASSVIGAPAEPSHLERWVEAVANASQRLSDTRQGALIVIERETPLDEYIETGVLLDAVLTPELLLQIFYVNTPLHDGAVIIRRQRLVAAGCVMPLSASGTLSRSPERHMGLRHRAALGISEVSDAVAVVVSEETGGISVAHKGRMIRRLDLNRLRNILIAFHRPRRRGWMPDWLDQLGEQARQRRLARRKE
- a CDS encoding CdaR family protein; translated protein: MRRRLPLETLGSLALSVILAFTIWVAAVNDSDPVLERSFASPLTISYVGVEEGLQPVGTIPGEARLTLRAPTSVWEELSAEDFKLTVDLAGLAAGEHRLPIVATTARAPIRIIEIQPAEVSLRLEAASTQTVPVVVEALGELALGYRTSSLQSAPASVEVEGPTSMVQQVVGALAEIDQSGRRQDFDSNVELIAIDSQRQAVEGVRLTPASARVAARVSQLGGYRLVAVIPIIEGDPDPGYQITEIGVTPTLVTVFSATPDAVENLPGFVETDPVDLQGLTGPVEKRVGISVPADVILVGDQTVLVRVGIAPIEITSTLTHELAIEGLRPGLFAGSSPEFVSVILKGPLPTLESIQPEDLLISVDVTGLGPGTHQLTPVVVSLPENVIVQSIVPDSVEIVISTTPIRKSTPAP